TGACTTGTTTTCACAGATTGAACTTTCTTTTCACTGAGAATGGAAGTTGCTCCTCTTAATCTATCCCAAAGTGTTTCTAATATGCTTGCTTTGATTAGCATTGAAGTAGAGCCCTTTTTATTCTACAGCTCTGAGCAACTCACTGGTGAGATTGTAGAGTATTTGTGGCTAATGTCTGTATGGTTTAGTTTAGTCTGGTTTCCCCGCATCCCTGCTACTGAAAATACTATCACTGAACTTCAAGGAGTAGTGAGTTCTCCCAAAAGCTCTGAACTTTGGGCTAATTTGAATACAAGTACCATCATCTAAGGCTTCTGCTGAACTCCAGACCTGTTAGGGAAGAGAATTGGCCTGTTTCTGTACTGCAGAAACCTTTCATGTTACCTTCTAAGTGATCGTTATTATTTATTCACTCAGCAGCCAGGTTTGCAAGGGAAGCAAAAACACTACTAATTTGACAGCACACTATTACGTCTAATGCAAGTCAATGTGTTTTTCATTAGTACTAAGTCTAGTTCTAAATATGACACAGTAATCCAAGATCATCTGTTGAGAGATAGGTCTCGTCAAGGAATTGAAACCAATGGAAAAAATGTTCTAATTATGTCATAATGGCTAGGCTGGAGttaacagaaaagcagcaggcatGCTGAATTAAGCCCTGCAGGAGACTGTTCACTTCTGTAGCTGTGGGTAAGATTATGCTTAAGTGAATGTGTTAATTGCACCACTTAATGAAAGCTAGAGGTGGGTAGCAGCAGGCTTTGCTCAAGCATTAATTGGAAAATACTTGTTCAAAATCCTTTGTACAGCTTTACAGGTGTAAATCCTGAAATGAAGCACCATCTGCTGCTGTATCATTTATTTTGATTCACTTTGGCCCCTGCTCGCACATCCcttgtgcagctgcagccaggcccGTATTGAATAATATCCAATAGTTTCCTCTGTGTGATACAAGGTTACATTCATTACAAACCCTGAAAAAAGAGTTGCTTCTTTTGAGAGAACCTTTCTGTGACGTGTCATGTTATTAcagctcttttgcttttgtaatgTAACTCCCAGTGTCTAATCCTAATGTATTCAGTTTCACAGAAAACTGACAATCTAGATTGAATTATTTAACTTGTTCCAATGCTtattaaaaggaaggaaaagaattgTGTCAAGCTCGTGTATCAACATacttacttaaaataaatccaTGTAAAGAGTTTGAGTACATCGAGTCTcttcaatttatttctttaactcttagtttttaaactgtttttcttctgacagTGTTCCTGAAGCCTATCCTTGTATGCACTACGGTCTATATTTTTTGTCTGTGACTCAGTGACttctattctttttccttaatcATACTTCTCACTGTTTTTTGCAAGCGTTGGTGCCAGATCAAGGACAGAAATAAAGATAGAAGttatattatttcctttctttagaaTCTACTTATAGAAGAACATTAAaacatgtttgtatttcagtCACATTTCACCTGAAATAATTCCTCTAGTATTGCTATGAAGCAATTGCGGGGTCTCATCAGATAAGCTGTTATCAccagttttctttgaaaacacgatccatttttctgcagtgttgcCTTCTGTAAGAAATATTCTAAccagagagatgctgcctttTTCCATCAGAATTAGTTTAAGCTAATTCAGGCTGCTTTCTGTatagttttccttctctttttttgccTCCCTCCTATCTCTGTGGAAATAACACTTTGGTCTCTTGCACCTCAAGAGAATCTGTCCTAACTCCAGGATTCCTTGCCTTTTTTCTTGTCatcattgttgttgtttttcattactgctcaatctttattttctcttttcacttctgTATTCTCTGTACAGACTTCATCtatgaaaattttcttcttcccctttttcaGGGGAACATTTTTCTTGGCTCCCTTCTCCCTATACAGCCTATTTGTGAGGAAGCTTCTAAGCTAATTGTTTTGCTGAAAGATCTGTACATCAACTTCTGTGCTCAAGatctgcaaaataaatcttGTACTATACCTTCAGCGATGTCTtcatagcaaaaaaaagaaatgaattcagcactgaaagcagagtTGCTCTTTACCCTTTTCCTTAACCTTTGGAGTGAAAACTAATATTCTGTCATCCAGATCTATTCCTAAAACATCATATCTGCTATGGTCTTTTGTTCAGTTCTTCCCAGTCACTTCGTCTCAATCTTGCAGGCTATTTGTGTCATAGCTCTAGGATGCTGCCTGTCGTGTCCAGCCAGACTGAAGATGTTTCATCCCTCTGCCTGATTCTAAATACCTGCATCTATTTCTTATTGACTTATCCTGTCAGTAAGTACATGCATGTTCTCTTTCAGGATCTTTCTGTCAGTATCTAAACTGCTTATTCCCAGTGCTACCTATCAAAACAGTGTTTCTCCATTCCCACAAAAGTTACCAACTACAATAATGATAATATGATCCATTCTTACTCTGCAGACAGTGTGGTGCTTATATTtcactatttcattttctgtctttatcaAGTTATTCTTCCTTATTCTTATATGGCAAAGTTTCTCTGACATGCTGTCTTCTCTCTTGTGTCTTTGCATGGCTTTTGACACAGCAGCCACCCAAAATCATagtaaaatacagtatttcctTGTTCCCCATTTGATTGTGATACCAAAGGGACAGATTCAGTAGTCAgtaatgcagaaatgcagttgGGCTCTCATATGCTTGTGCCAGGATGGTACTCAGTATAAGGGCTGTAGCTCTGAGTTGACAAGTGGTGCTAGAGGTAACTAgttgtaaggtggaatgatacaaagacagtaacaaagatggtaacagatattcaaaaggctatttataagaaaaaactcaccaacatggatgccttcactgggaaatgctgaggcaatctccaccagggagcaatctccaagagatgctgccttagtggtggtcagcccttaaatgaggtctagaggaggtggagtcaagctccaccccttccaggagcacagctgaattactctcacctgtgctcccacagctgacctgacacttgcctcagctgattaatcagaggttcaggctgtgattaccaatttcctgTACACTAGTAAAGAAAGATAATTGGCTGTGAATACTTGCTCCTTTTTTAGGGTTTCTTCTTAGGTTTagtatttgaaaataaacaagtagagaagaaagacaaaaagtagCTGGTTCTTCTTCAGAGAATGAAGGTTTCAGCAGCTTGGACAAGATAACAGGCCTGTGCTGGAACTACTGTTAATCTATTTATTCTCTTGAACCAGACcttaagaggaaataaaaaggaactcTCCAGAGAAGGCTCACTTGAGTAACCTACCACAGCGCACATAACTACCAGGCAGAAGTACACACCCCAATGAGTTCATCGCTGTAGTTGCTCTCCTGTCCTTTTCTAAATAGAGTAAAAAAGGTTCAATTTTATGTCCTCTTCCTTATGTGTTAAAAGCTAATGGAAGTTCTTACTCCAGTCAAGTGGCAAGAACTTTGCCCATGGAACAGATGGAATAGACTTAAAAGTTATGTTCTTGCTGGAGAAGGGTAAAAACCACAAATGGCAACACGGTTTCAAAACCTCTGATGAACTCCCAAATGGATACAGCAGTTACAGAGTTTAACACAGGACCTGTGGCTGGATATAAACATGTACTACTACTTTTTCAAAAATTACAGTATCTGCAGAGAGATACGTTAATTGTTATCTAAAATGGGGAAAGAGTATCTTCTTTAATATGCTAGTTTGGTGATGTATCAATTCTGAATAAATATCTTTTACATGGAatcagaaaagtaaatattcCACAAGCAAAAATAAGCCAAGGAATAATACTGattaaatgaaatcagaagCAGAACTTGAAGAATGCCTGTGCTGACAGTACTGAGCAGAAAGTCAATCTTTTCAGTCATTTAATGGTTGATAAGGAAAATCAACTTAATAGCAGTGGGGCATGGAGTACATTTTGTATTGCAGATGAATactatttagaaaaaaatactgaaaaattcCTGGTGTGCTGTAGCATAAAAGAGCTTTCTTTATACGAGTGAAAGTGAATACcatcattattttaaatatgaaataccCTATGATGGATTAATAAGTAGGTAATTTGAAGCAATAATAACGGAGGTTTAGagcattgccatctttcttcaGTAGCGTGGTATGTTTATTAACCAGAATCGTTTAAAGATCTGATTACTTCtatattcatttcttttgttttcttgttttgcttctgttagGTTCAGATGGAATTTCGGAAAAGCTGGGAGCGCTGGAGATTGGAACATTTGTATGTCCAGAGAGACAGCAGCATGAAACCTCTGAAGTGTCCAGCCAACAGCATCAGTAGTGGAGGCACAGTAGGCAGTAGTGTTTACGCTGCCACTTGCCAGGCTACATTCAGCTAAGACTTCTGCAGGTGAACCAGATCGAGAACAATGAACTGTATAATATACCTGAAAACCCTTAAATACCCAAGCAAGTGGCTTAAGTGTGTCATCTCCAGCAAGAAACTTGAGTATATGCTGCTCATTGCCTGCAGGCTGTTGGACAAAGGTTTCTAGGGAGAGCAATCTGCTAATGTAATCAGTGCATCAGAGCAAAAATTGATCGTGTCTAAAGTAAGTTAAAAGTTTCTTCCCATTTGCACACAGGGCCTCCAGGTGTCCAAAACTTAGCATAGCATTGATCCAGTCTGAAAGCACAGGGTCAATGGCTTATTATTGTTGTGTGGGTGAGCTGAGTGATCGACTGATTAAATTacaaggaaaaggaatatgatTATTGACAAAAAACACATGTTGACTTTTATGAGGATAGGGTAAGGTGCTATCACATTTTAGAAGAAACTTGGTGGGAGGCAGCATGGGCTTTAGGGAAGAATCAGTTTTGGAGAAAGTTTCCCAAATCTAAAGTTCAGAATATATATTTACCTGTTTACCAGAAAGGTGAAGAACAGCATCTTGAAGGACTGTAACCGCAGCAGCTAACATGGTGTATATTCCTGACTGTTCTTTTTACGCTTTGCTTgagagaaacaaaccaaaactacTATCTATTAGGGAACCTATTCTGATATTAATAAGTGTGTGGCATCTCTATTGACAGCGATAGAAATAACCACTGAATGCCCTTATGCTTCTATATGGTACTCTGCCTCTCCAATTGATGGATAGGTATTAACACAGACAGGATAATGACTTTTgcttcaaaacattttccttcaaagCTGTACTCCACTTTCTGTGTGTGCAAGACAAAGAAATCAACGTGCAGTTACAATTGGTCTTACCGCACTTCACTGACTTGGAAgaaattcagtattttgcaGTGCAGGCTCAATTTTGTCTCTTCTCTAACCTTGTACGTTTTCTCCAGGCACCTGAGATACCCACAAGGTGTTCTACTCAGGGTACTGGAAGGCTGAACTGCCAGCACGGCAgacagctcccagctgctgcccattGCCTGGGCTGTCCACCTGCTCCAGGGCCTGCCCTCAGCTGGGTTCAAAAAATACACCGCACCCCTGCATCCTCAACTCAgcaggcttttgtttgtttaaaaccGCAAGGGCTCTTGTAGAGAATGCATCTATGCTGCTAAATATGTTACCCTTGCTGATGTTTACAAGAGttgctggagaaaacaaaatgaggcACTTTTACAAGCAGACCTTGGTCCATTGCATCACTTAATACCAAGTGTTATATATCTTTACTCTGATATTCACCCTCCCTTTACAGCTGAGACAAGATGCTGAAGACTAGGTCTGAGAACATTTCTGCCCATAGACTTCTTGTAATAAGTGTGGCTTCCATAGCCTAGCAGGTATACTACTCAGCAGAGATATTGTCAGGTCCCTCTTTGCACTTGAATCCACATCCCTTATTGCCAAGAAAGGGGACTGGATCTAATTCAGCATCTTTCCTGCCTGAAGCTAGATTGCTTTGCATGGAATAATTTAATCATTGTATTAGAATTCAAATTGCCAACAGGTTGGATTAATTTTGTAATCAGCAGATTAGAATTAAATTAGAAAAGATGGGTTACCTTCTTCTGCTATAATGCTTATAATTGAGCTCCAGGGAAAAGTCAAGACACATTTGTAGAAATCCACCACAGTTCTCAGGCTGGCTCGTGTATGCCTAGCACACTGGCTTCTACACAGGCCATTCCCAGGCTGTGCCTTTATAACATTGGTTGCAGAGCTGACTTTGGAATGAAGCACCTCAGGCTTATAATACCTAATAATTTAATACCTACTTTCTACATTGCATCACCTTTACTACAGTATCTGACTACTACATAGGTCCATTAGTCACTGTTCGGAAATATAATTAATTAGCTTCTTGTATGCAGAGCATATACATCATTTTTCCACTTAGCACCTACATTTAAGTGCTTTGTATAGGAAAAGTAGCAACATGAGAATCACTGATAGGTGAAGAGCTACCAGCTACAGGTGAAACCTTTATCTATATGATAACACACACTGGAGGGAATAATTTCATTCATTAATATTCAAGATGGGTGCTAATTTTCCAGGGCCCTGCTTGATTGTGTACAAATCCAGGCAAAAAAGTTTCTGCCCCTTGTGCAGCTGTTAGCAAAATCTGTTCTGCTATGGCAATAGGAAGCTGTAGATATGCTGTAACACACTGTTGCgctggaaaaaatatacataatgCAGGACAGACATAGGAATAGGCAGTGGAGTCTTTATGTGTGTGCTAAGAAAGCTGTACTTAATTGCTGTCACAAagtttccttctgcagtttgATGTGCTTTTAAGCCCTGAGGCTCTTTTTGGCCTTCCCAGTCATAGAAGAACTGAGGGCTTTTGCCCATAGGAATATCTGCAGCATCAGTTGTCAAATTTACCTTTTTAAGTGCCGGCTTGTTAGAAGACAAGCGAAGAAAAATCCAAAAGCCTGATGATCTCAAACAGCtttggtgtgtttttcttcctctccaatTACGCTTTCACTGCTTTATCTCCTTTAAGAACTGGTAAAACTAAGCAGAGGGAATTGCCGTCAAAGCAGAACTACAGTAGTACCATACTTTGAGAAATGCTTTAAGGCCTACAAAATGATTTCTACATAACACCTCATATCCACTTCAGTAAAATCTTTTACAAGCCCACATTGTTATTCTTGCCATCTCTATTTCAGAATTTATACTGTGCATTTCTTTGAGTAGCATGAAATAAgtaaagcaacagaaagcactggaacagatgaACCacatgaatttttatttcttgtgccTTTCAGCTTCATTCTCATTTAGTGTAGTAATTTGTTTCATAAAGTATTAAATAGGATAGCCTACAAATTCACCCTGGTATTCTGTAACTagaatttaaagcaaattaagCCTTTATTTACCTTATTGCTGCTATAAAGTCTTAACATTTCATGGATGTTACcttaatatttatttgcatgtctttccttgttttaaaaacacCCACGGGATCTGTGAAAGGTGTCAAATTATCAGCTCCCCATcaacatgtttattttattccttgtgAATAAAGCTTCAACTCACTCACAAAATGCTCTCACTTTGGTATACTTACCTTTTCCTAAATTATCACCTGTTTGTTACTCCATCATTAGCAGAATGCTTCCTAAGATTGTTGAGACTTTCAATTCACGGCTCCTCCATGGAAGTCCagtgttctgttttcatctttgtgCCCAATACAAAGTGTGCTCTGAACCTGCAGAGGCTTCAtttatcagaaacaaaatgaagcacGTTATCCATATAGAGTTAGGtgaaatcattaaaaagaacagtgaGAACTCAGCTGGGTTGTACATCTCAGCCAGAGGATGGTGAAAGATGTGAAAGTAAGAAAATTCTGCAGCTGGCTTTATGTAACCTCTTGAATTTATACAAGAGAGCAGTACTAGaagctgacagtgctgcagagagataGTGAAAGATGCTTAGCAGCATTACAACGTATTACTTGTGCACTAACCTATTATTCTTTCCAGTCCAATTGACACTTTCATTTGTTAATCCAACAGAAGACAGAACCTGTGGTAACTATAAATCActgctaaaacagaaaatgaaacgGGGAAGATCAAGGTTGTCGTTTTTGTTCTCAACAAAACGAGTGCAAACTCAACTAACTGCTCTTCGCTACAGCTTAATATCAGTGGTTTATTTTCATGCAATCATTTATATATTAGCAACACtgataaatcattttaaaataacccAAAGCAGCTCATAAAGAGCACCTGGCAGCACATGGGTTGATGGTGAGAAGCATCACCAGTTGTGTGGTGGTAAAAAAGGACCAAGTCCAGCAACAGGCAAATACTCTTTCATCTAAGAGCTTCTTGCCGTTCTGTATTTGCTGCTCATTGACCCTATGTTGTTTTTCCAAAATGATGGTTAAAACCACTCATGTCACCTGTCAGGAGCAGTAACAGATACTTTCGCCTTACACTGCAGATAGTAAACGTAACGTGAAGCAGTCAGGAAACCTGCACCAATAATTGAtgatcagaagcagcagctggcttCAGTTGTACTGATACTGCCTCATGCCTCGTCCTGGATCTAGACAGAGCCGGGCGGGAAAGCGGTGGGGCACTCTATCACAGGTGTAGTCCAACACCGGCCTCCTGCGGTAAGCAGAAAGTCACCGACAAGCTCGTCGCGCTTTGTCACGGCTTTATTTGGGAGCGGCGCAGGGCACGGCCGcccccctttcctccccagCCCGGCCCCAGTTCCGCTACCTCCCGGCGGCGGGCCGGTAATGCAGCTCCCGCTCCAGCTGCTCGGCCGTCAGCGTCCCGGCGATGGCGGTGCAGCCGGGGTTGAACACGGAGTAAGCGCTCAGCTCGCCCTGCCGCCGCTCGGCGGGGCCGCGTGTGCCGGCGTACATCCAGTAGAGGAGGGAGAGGACGAAGTAGGGCAGTCCCAGCTCCAGCTCGGCGAACAGCGCCAGCAGCACGGCCCACAGCAGCACCTTCAGCACCAGCGGCCGCGCCCACACCGGCGCCGGAGCCCCGCCAGGACGGGCCTGCGGAGGCTGTAACGAGACGCGCCTTCAGACGTCGGCCCCGCCAACCCCGCAGCGCGGCCCCGACCCGCCCCGCACGGCGCTCACCTGCCCGCCGCCATCCGTGCTGTCAGCGGGCTCCGGAGCCGCGGCCTTTCCCGGCGGCTCCGAGGGGCGCACGGGAACCACGGGAGCGCTGCCGCGGGCGGCCCGAAACTGGGCCAAGCGCCGCTCCACGGCGGACATGGCCGGGCCGCGCCTGCGCGAAGGCGGGGAAAGGGCCGCGCTGCGCGTGTGATGCCTCGTCGGGCGGGCGGGGCGATGTGTGGCCGCACCCACGGGCGGTGGTTGCAGGGAAGGGCGCCGCCCTGCGGGCCGGAGGGGGGTAGTGAAAGCTGAAGTTCAGAGGCTGTGGGCCTCGACACAGAGCggcacagacagacagacagacacttCCACCTGGCCTTTACAGAAGGGGTAGCAGAGCCTGCGCCTACCTTTGGAAAACATCTAGAAggcttcttcccttccctttttcattttccctctctcttctcctttttacCCCATGATTAAACCTTAAGGATGAATGTCAACaccaaatagaaaacaaaaggggaaaaagtaaaCCATCAAGCAACCAAAGCACACAAAGGGAAAGTGAGATGACAGCAGCTGTGGTGACTGCAGCGTTGGGTTTATGCTTGAACAGCCTAAAGGACAGCACTGGTCCACACATTAAGGGATGACGCGTCAGGTGCTATATGAATATGAGTGCTCAGTTCAGGCCCTATTCATTTGTTGCTATTGCTCTCGGGCTGAGAAGCATAGGGCCATGCTGGCCTCTCCTGTCTCCCTTCTGGCGATGGAGAAACAAATCACAGCCATGCAGGCATGGCCCCACAGAGGCAGCCCTCAGGCCTTGCTGAGGGCAATGAGGTGACGCATCCAGGCCACTCCATCCCACCCTCTCTTTATCCAAAAAAATTAAACTCAGGACAAGCCACTGTCACACCGTCTTTCAGCTGTGACTACAGCAGAGAAATAGAAATTTATTTACAGGAGCTGGCTCTTAGCCCCTGGTGTAAAATATTTATCGCTCTCTAGCGATAATAGTTAGCAATGAGACATCATTTtgtcctgcagtgctgtttccAGTCACTTATTGCTTTCTCAGAAGTGACCTTTAGGGCTGAATATCTCATGCATGTGTCAGCCTAGAAGTAAATATGAGAAGcctaataaaaaacaatttgGGTGTCCTTAAGTTAtcttaatgtggaaaaaaaaatgtgtttttttgccagctaaataatttttcaaatgcCTATTTTGTGCCTGGTTACAAAATAACTTTCTTTCAACCTTCAGACTTTGCAAAAAGTGCCACAGTGaatgacatttttctcattacttGTGGAAATTTGATTTTGAAATCACAGTCCAAAATGTTTTAAGATATCCTGCACAGGATGTTatttgacttcattttttccccccctcttgCACTTCTGTTTATGAAAACAATACCTCTAAGATGTGACGGGTACTTCCAGTATTTATCCCCCATATGTGTCCATAGTCAAACTGATTCTTACGGCTGACTTTAACGCCATCTTTGCCAGCTACATCCAGCGATTCACGTGCTATCAGATTTTATTCAAAATGTACTGGATTTAATATGTATTAGCTATTTGATTGCACGCTAGCAGTTTTATAGCTGGGTTGGGCTGCGTATATTGCAGTGTGTTAGGAAACACATAAATGAATACCATGAATCATGCCTCTGAAGTCTGAGTGCGCTAGAGTAACCTCGTCCGTAAATTAATActacactgcagaaaaataccTAAACTAATTTTATATATAAGATCTTTAATGGCGTCGGTATATcctgtttttaaatgaacagcTTCACTGAATAGATACTTAGGAGGGGGGGGGTTCATATGTTTGCTTAACAAACCATCTGGGTGGTTTGCTCTCTATCTTTGCAGCCTCAGACAGTGGTTGGAAGTGCAGGAGAGTGCATTGTGAATTAGAGGAATGTTTCTTTGGGACTCTTTGAGTGGCTTAGTGCCTTCCTCACTCTgtataagaaaaataagtaaaataaattacacagGATACTACGAGACAAGTCTTGCTCcagtgagctgcagctgagtAAATGATCAATTTACATTGTCAGGTGCTATTGGCAGTTCTCTACCGCTTTGTTCTTGATAACTGAAATTCTAATACTGCCCACCACCTTCAAGGAAGCAGCATTAAAATCATTTCAAGAACTTGCCATTATTTTGGCTTGGTTTTATGTTACACTCCAATTGTTCTATCTATCATACAAGGAAGCCCACATGCATATTTATCtcagtcagaaagaaaatttgttATTCTTATAAATTTCTGCTTCAGCAATTCGGCCTTTTCCTTCGCATCAGCTATCAACCCTTTgttatgttttaatatttatgacACAAGAGTATATTTGCCAATCTGGCATTTTCCTCTCAGCCAGTTATCACCGGCTTAAGGGGCCACATTTCAGTAGCTGGGAACTTCCAAACCATTAGCAGCTCTGGATGTGGCTCGCAGTCAGCAGAACAGAAGGAGATGAAGTGGCTGATGAAATAAATGGCAAAACTAGAGGACAACCAAAAGAAAGTCCAAAGTACAGCTGATCTTCTCCTTCAGAAAGTAAAAGATCTGAGAACTAATCAGAGGAGGTATTTTGTATGACCAGTGTCCTTAGAACTCTATAGCAAAACATCCACTCAACTGAGTTAAACTAAACACTTGATGGCAGCATTAGGATCCCATGTCACCCTGTGCATTTCTGACATCAGCAGCCTACCATCAGCACATCTTGGCATCAGCAACCCGTCTATTCAACTGTACAGGCTCATAGCCCTTGCCTAATGTTTTGAAGTGTTTCTTACTTCCTACAGCTGCAGATATCTCTGTGTCAAGTTCGTGCACGCCTGCTTCTTCACATATATCAACAGTAATCAAGTCACATTAACTCTCTTGATGGATTAATCTAATTCACTGACAGAAGCTTTCTCCTTCATGCAGTAAGCATCCCCACACACACTGACTTGCTAAGTGCTATAAATGCAGGCAGAAGGGCAGCCCATTATTAACATAACGACCTAACTTAATTAGTTCAATGGAGCTGAGGGAGCATTAGCTTTAGTTGTTGAGGTCGTAGGGAACATGTATCAAATAGATTGGAGTGCGCAGATTCATGCTTGTCTAATTTCGTACAGAGCTTTCTGCATATCCACTTACTAATCAGTACTAAAGTACAGAAGAGAGATACTTCCTTTGTAAAAAATAGTTGCTAATTTTGCTTCCTAAAATAGCAGCATGAAGGTACTTTGCATTTAGGTTTAAAGGAAGCATTTTGA
This region of Excalfactoria chinensis isolate bCotChi1 chromosome 3, bCotChi1.hap2, whole genome shotgun sequence genomic DNA includes:
- the SAYSD1 gene encoding SAYSvFN domain-containing protein 1, which gives rise to MSAVERRLAQFRAARGSAPVVPVRPSEPPGKAAAPEPADSTDGGGQPPQARPGGAPAPVWARPLVLKVLLWAVLLALFAELELGLPYFVLSLLYWMYAGTRGPAERRQGELSAYSVFNPGCTAIAGTLTAEQLERELHYRPAAGRRPVLDYTCDRVPHRFPARLCLDPGRGMRQYQYN